In the genome of Campylobacter avium LMG 24591, the window AAGTCCGCCCTCAAATACAGCAGCTGACATAAAAAGCACAAGCAAGGGATAAATTCCATAAAATGAAAATCTCTCCCAAAGCTCTGTCATAGATAGCGAAAATATAGGTTTTGGGTGTCCTAAAAATGCCTTATCTAAATCTTTCATAAAAATTCCTAGTTTTTGCTTGTAATTTTAGTATGATAGCTTTAATTTTGTGATATTTATATCGTTTTTGTTAAATTCATGTTGCTAAAGATTAGTTGAGTTTATATTTGTGGTTAAAATATGAGATACCAAGCAAAAAGCTTGGTATAATTTAGCAAGAATAACAAGTCTTAAACTCGTAAGCAGTAGGCCTAGCCTCAACAGGCCAAACCTGAGTTTTAAACTTAAGATGCTGATAATCATCTATGAAAGTATCAGTCATAACAGGCTTTAGATAAGAATTGTATCTTATTAAGGCTTCTAGGCTACCTCTTAAGGTGTGAGGGAGTTGCTCTATGCCTTTTTCTCTTATCTCATCAAGGGTTAGTTCAAATAAATTCTCATCCATCGGTCCAACAGGCACAGTACTGTTTTTTATACCATCAAGTCCGGCCATAAGCAGTGAAACAAAGGCTAGATAAGGATTTGCTGTGCTATCTGGGAAGCGAATTTCAACCCTAGCAGAGTTTTTGCCTATACCGTAAGGCACACGACAACTAGCACTTCTGTTTTGGCAAGAATAAGTAAGTATTGACGGCGCCTCAAAGCCAGGTATCAATCTTTTATATGAATTTGAGCTAGGATTTGTAAAGGCTGCAACGCTCCTTGCGTGTCCTAAAATTCCGCCTATGTAGTGTATGGCTGTTTGGCTTAGTTTGCCGTAGCCATTTTCATCGAAAAATAAATTTTTTCCATTTTTCCACAAGCTCATATGCACATGCATACCATTTCCATTGTCTCCATAAAGAGGTTTTGGCATAAAGGTAGCGGTTTTTCCGTTAAGATGAGCTACCATCCTAACCACATACTTGTAAATTTGCACATTATCAGCAGCTTCAACAAGAGTACCAAAGCTAACGCCTATTTCTCCTTGTCCTTGAGCTACTTCGTGGTGATGAACAAAGGTTTTTAAACCCACTTTTTCAAGCGTTTGCACCATCTCAGCTCTTAAATCAACCATAGAGTCAATTGGCTGCACAGGAAAATACCCGCCCTTTGTCCTAGGTCTATGCCCTGTATTGTAGCCATCTACGAAGTCTTTATCATCATTCCACTCGCCTTCTTCAGTATCTATCTCATACTTTGCGCAGTGTATATTATCTACTATTTTTACGCTATCAAAGATGAAAAATTCATTTTCAGCACCAAAGTAAGCAGTATCCGCCACGTCGTTATTTTTCAAGAATTCCATAGCTTTTTTAGCTATGCTTCTAGGGCA includes:
- the glnA gene encoding type I glutamate--ammonia ligase is translated as MGKFVNTVDEFFSFCKENEVLFVDFRFTDMIGTWHHITYNLSVIEKEHFEDGIPFDGSSLDGWQPVHKSDMILKPDAQSAFLDPFTADPTVIVFCDVYDIYKGQMYEKCPRSIAKKAMEFLKNNDVADTAYFGAENEFFIFDSVKIVDNIHCAKYEIDTEEGEWNDDKDFVDGYNTGHRPRTKGGYFPVQPIDSMVDLRAEMVQTLEKVGLKTFVHHHEVAQGQGEIGVSFGTLVEAADNVQIYKYVVRMVAHLNGKTATFMPKPLYGDNGNGMHVHMSLWKNGKNLFFDENGYGKLSQTAIHYIGGILGHARSVAAFTNPSSNSYKRLIPGFEAPSILTYSCQNRSASCRVPYGIGKNSARVEIRFPDSTANPYLAFVSLLMAGLDGIKNSTVPVGPMDENLFELTLDEIREKGIEQLPHTLRGSLEALIRYNSYLKPVMTDTFIDDYQHLKFKTQVWPVEARPTAYEFKTCYSC